The Methanobrevibacter olleyae genomic interval TCTTCAATAGATAAGAAGTGCTCTTCCCCATTACTTGCAATATAATCTTCTTCAAATAGTTTATAATCATCAATTGTATACTCTTCTTTTGTCTTTTTATGACCTATTTCTCTACATCTTATACATTGACAGTTAATATCTTCTTCTTCAAGACGATTATAAACTAATTCTCCTAGATTAGATTTTTTAACACCATCTTCAATTAAAGTTGAAGGTATATCTCTTTGTATTCTCATAGTTCTAAGCCACTTTGGCAAAATTTTCTTAATTTGAACTATTAAATCAACTGCTTCTTCATCACTATATGGCCTGTATTTACCTTCTTTCCATAGTTTGTGAAGTTCACTACCTTCAGTAACAAGACAAGGATAAATCTTAAGCATATCTGGCTTAAAGTTTTCATTGGTGAAAATGGTTTTAAACATTTCTAGATCTTTTTCTGGGCATTGTTCTACTTTAGGATTGTCTCTTGCAAGTGGGAATAAACCAGGCATCATATGCATAGCTACTTTCACTCCTGAATCTCTTAAGATTCTATTTGCTTCAATCACATCAGATACTCTATGTCCTCTTTTGATTTTTTTATAAATATAGTCATGAATTGTTTGAACACCTAATTCAACTCTAGTCACACCCATTTTTAGCATTCTATCAACATGATCTTCCATGCAATAGTCTGGACGTGTTTCAAAGGTCATTCCAACACATCTTACTTTAGAACTTTCATTTGCTTTTTGAATATCCTCTATAAGTATATAATCATTTGGCGGATATGTTTTAAGAGCATTGTTTATATAGGGAGGATATTTTAAAAGATCTTCTTTTTTAAATGATTCTATATCATCAATTTGTTTAATATTCTCTAAAATTACTCCAAAATCAGTCATTGCTTTTAGACATTGTGAAACAAACCATTCCTGATAGCAAATATCTCTTGAAGGGAAAGTTCCCCCCATAATAATTAATTCTACTTTATCGATAGGGTGTCCTACTTTATGTAATTGTTTTAATCGGTTATAACATTGAACATATGGGTGAAACTTAAACATTCTGCCTCTAAGTGCTGCAGGTTCTTCTCCAGTATAACTTGGAGGTGCAATATCACTTTCAGGACAATAATAACATCTTCCATGTGGGCATTGGTGGGGATGGCACATAACTGCAACTATTGCAACTCCAGAGATAGTTCTTGTTGGCTTCTTTTTTAATAAACTAGAAACGATTTTCTTTTCTTCAAGACTTGCATGTTCTAAAATTATGGAATTGCTCATAAATTTTTTTAACTTTCTGTCTCTACATAATTGTCTTTTTTCTACTTCAAGTTCACGTCGAGTAGTTATTTTTCCATTTATGATATCTTCTATGATAATTCGACATGCCTCTTCCATTTTAAATCCTCATATATTGTATTTTTTATTTAAAATTTTTACTTATTTAACTACACTTTTTAACTAAATTTTTTTTAATTACACTTTTTAGCTAGATTTTTTAGCTATATTTTTAAATTACTATAATATATTTGTTCTTAAAATATTAAATTATTTTCATAAATTTATAAAACTTTTTATTTTTTAAAAATATTAGATAAGTTTATATAATTCCAAATCATACTTTTAATTAAATTGAACTTATGTTAAAAAATATTTTTCATGATTTATATAACTATTCTAGTTATTAATAAAACTAATGTTTTTTAATTAATAAAATATTTTTTAACCTATTTCATAAATTAATCATTGAGGTAATATTATGAAAATTAAACAATTATTGGGAATGATGGCTTTAGATTCTAATGCAAATGAAATTGGAAAAATTGAGGATGCAGAATTTGATAAAGAAGATGGAAAAATTAGTTCTATAACTATTGTCCTTAAGAAAAACATTATTTCTTCTAACAAAATCGAAGTTGGCTTTGAAGATATAAAAAACATTGGAGATTATGTATTGTTAAATATTGAAATTAACAAAGAAGCTGCAATCGAAGAAGCTGAAAAAGCTAAAAAAGCTGCAAAGGAAGATACAAATGAAGAAAAAGTAGCTGAAAAAGTTGAAACTGTTGAAGCTGAACTTGTTGATGATGTTGGAGAAGAAGTTGAAGATAGAGCTGATGTAAAAATTGAATAATTTTTTAATTTTCAAGAATTAAATTTTTAAAATTTTATTTGAATTTTTTAAAAAATATTTTAAAATTTTATTTGAAATGTTTAAAAGATGAAATGTTTAAAAGACATTTTAAAATTTTATTCTTCTTTGAAGAGCTTATTAAAACTATATTGGTGATAATATGAGTTTTTGTGATATTCGAGGAGAAAACATTGATGTTGGTGCTTTTATAAGATATACTGGTACAGGTACTATAAGCAAAGTTGTCGATTTAAAAGAAGAAGACAACATGCAATGGGTTAAATTAGATGAACCTGCTTTATGGTATGCAACCGATTCTTTAGAAGTAGTTGATGAAAAAGATATCATAAATGTTGAATCTGTTGATAAAGACACTTTAAAACAAGTAAAAGATTTAAAAGAAGATTTTGATGAACTTTCACAATCTATTAATGATATTCAAGGTTGTGAAGGTGGAGGATAATTATCCTCCATTTTTTTTATTTATTCTTTAATCTTATTTTTTAAGTTTTTTATTCTTTAATCTTATTTTTTAAGTTTTTAAATCTATTTTTTTAAAATTAGTTTATAGATAATTAATAGTTATCTGCAAAGTTTTTAATGCTTTTAGCTAATTTAGGGCCGATTCCTTCAACTTTCTGAAGCTCTTTTTCTGAAAATGGCCGTAAATCATCACCGAATACATCTACTAATGCTCTTGCACGGCGTCTTCCTAAACGTTTCACTCCTATTACAAGAGGTATAATGTCTTCTTTTACACCATAATAAAGTCTTGCTGAGAGATAATCTAAATCTTTTGAATAATTATATTTTCCAAGTACTTCAAGTGTATTTTTAGTAAATCTAACAAGTAAGGATGCTTCATATGCAGAACGCCTAGTAGAGGAGGAATAGACATGATAGGCATTTTCAATTTGGTATTCAGTTCTTTCATTTATCCATTCAATTAAAGAAACTGCTGTAGCTTCTGGATTTGCAATATCAATAGCAAAGAGACCATAATTTGAAAGCTTTTCACGAACTGGATCTTTAGATTTTCTGCCTTTGAATGAAATAAGAGGTAAATCAGGAGTTTGAGCTAATTGGTATATCAACTCTTCCGGATTAAAGCTTTCAAGATTATTTACATATTCTTTAATTTTCACTGCTGTTTCAACACTATAATTAGATTTAGCTATTAGATTACCAAATGCAGTTGTTTTTAATCCACTAGGTGTAGCTTGTAAAATCTGGTTTTGTATTAAAAATTCTAAAGCATTTTGAATTTCAAATTTTAAACTTTCCTCAGCAAAGAAACTCATAGAAGAGTTAGCAGTCATTTGATATCCGTAGAATGTCTTATTAAAGAAATCTTGAAGTTCTTCAGGACTTTGTGAGAGAGTAGATGCTACTTGTGCGATAATTTGTTTGAATACAGCATCTTTATTTTCAATTAACTTTGAATTTGTTGGTTCTACCGAACCATTGATATACCTTTCTTCAAGTGTGATAGATTCTTCCATAGATTTAGCAACTAAATAGGAGTAACCTTTATCATCATATTGCGGTCTACCTGCTCTTCCAGACATTTGTTCATAATCAAAAACAGGAATTGCTTGAGGACCTTGTTGAGTCCATCTTGTATAATCTCTAATAATTACATATTTTGAAGGTAAGTTAACACCATACATTAAACTTGGAGTAGCTGCAATCATTAAAATATTCCCATTTCTAAATTCTTCTTCAATGATTTCTTTTTGTTCACTGAAAAGACCAGCATGGTGGAAAACAGAACCATTTTCACAACTTTCAGCTAATTTAAGACAAGTTGAAGTTGGTCTTGATCCTTTTTTCTCAGGAACAGCAAGTAATTTTTCTGCTACTTCTTTAAAACCTTTCTTTTGTTCTATAGTAGTTTTCTTTTTTAATTTTCCAGCAACATAACTTGCTAAACTTTCTGTAAATCTTCTTGTTGAAACAAAACTTAATGCTTGAGAATCATCTGCAATAGCCTTTTCTAAGACTTTTACAACAACATCATTTTTATTTTTTGTATTAAACATTTCACTATCTAAAACATCTTTATTTAATGGCACTGGTCTGTAATCATGCTCTACAACAGTTGCATCTAACCAGTTTTTAATTTCTCCCATATTTTCTAGTGTTGCAGATAATGCAATAATTCTTAAATTAGGATTTATAATCTTTGCTCTTGTAATGGCACATTCTATTGTAGGTCCTCTTGAAAACTCACCAATCATATGGAATTCATCAATAATTAGTGTATCAACTTCCCTTAAAACATCCCATGAAAATCTTGTTAACACATCAAATGATTCAAAAACCATAATAGATAAGTCTGAAGAAGAGGGATGTTTACCTACTTTAATCCCAAATTCTTCGAATTTTTTAAATTCTTTCACTTTTTCGTTTTGAATTGAAAGAAGTGGTGCAGCATAAATTGCTTTTCCACCATCTAAAATAGCTTTAAGTGCTACCATAACTCCAAGTACGGTTTTTCCACTAGCTGTTGGAATTGCAATAACACAATTTTTATTATTTTCAAGATATCCAGAATCAATCACAGCCTTTTGTGCAGGATTAAATTCTTTAATATAGGGATAACAACTATTTATTATTGTTTTTATATTCTCTGGGATGTTTTCCATAATAATCAGTCTTTAATTTTAGATTTTAAATATTTTTTAATTTTTTAATAGTATTTTTTATTATTAATAGATAATTTTGATTTTCATAGAGCAATTGAAAAGTTCTCTAAACCTTTAAAAAAGCTTTGATTAAATTTTTTCATTTTTGATGATTTATTTTTTTCATTTGGGATGTTTTCATTAAAGAAAATCTTTTGATGTTTTAATTAAAAAAATCTATTAAATTAAATTTTTTCTTTTTTAAGAACTTTTATATCAGATATTCTTGTATTAGGGTATTGCCCATCTTCATCTTTTTCCACTGCCTTTGTCATATCCCAAATCGTAAGTAAAGCTACACTTACACCGGTAATAGCTTCC includes:
- a CDS encoding tRNA uridine(34) 5-carboxymethylaminomethyl modification radical SAM/GNAT enzyme Elp3, which encodes MEEACRIIIEDIINGKITTRRELEVEKRQLCRDRKLKKFMSNSIILEHASLEEKKIVSSLLKKKPTRTISGVAIVAVMCHPHQCPHGRCYYCPESDIAPPSYTGEEPAALRGRMFKFHPYVQCYNRLKQLHKVGHPIDKVELIIMGGTFPSRDICYQEWFVSQCLKAMTDFGVILENIKQIDDIESFKKEDLLKYPPYINNALKTYPPNDYILIEDIQKANESSKVRCVGMTFETRPDYCMEDHVDRMLKMGVTRVELGVQTIHDYIYKKIKRGHRVSDVIEANRILRDSGVKVAMHMMPGLFPLARDNPKVEQCPEKDLEMFKTIFTNENFKPDMLKIYPCLVTEGSELHKLWKEGKYRPYSDEEAVDLIVQIKKILPKWLRTMRIQRDIPSTLIEDGVKKSNLGELVYNRLEEEDINCQCIRCREIGHKKTKEEYTIDDYKLFEEDYIASNGEEHFLSIEDKNEESLAGFLRLRMPSLKAHREEIDDKTAIVRELHVYGNMIKIGQKGENIGQHTGFGEKLLKRAEEISLNQNKEELLIISGIGARNYYRKFGYERKGPYMAKKLI
- a CDS encoding PRC-barrel domain-containing protein translates to MKIKQLLGMMALDSNANEIGKIEDAEFDKEDGKISSITIVLKKNIISSNKIEVGFEDIKNIGDYVLLNIEINKEAAIEEAEKAKKAAKEDTNEEKVAEKVETVEAELVDDVGEEVEDRADVKIE
- a CDS encoding DUF2098 domain-containing protein — its product is MSFCDIRGENIDVGAFIRYTGTGTISKVVDLKEEDNMQWVKLDEPALWYATDSLEVVDEKDIINVESVDKDTLKQVKDLKEDFDELSQSINDIQGCEGGG
- a CDS encoding DEAD/DEAH box helicase, encoding MIIMENIPENIKTIINSCYPYIKEFNPAQKAVIDSGYLENNKNCVIAIPTASGKTVLGVMVALKAILDGGKAIYAAPLLSIQNEKVKEFKKFEEFGIKVGKHPSSSDLSIMVFESFDVLTRFSWDVLREVDTLIIDEFHMIGEFSRGPTIECAITRAKIINPNLRIIALSATLENMGEIKNWLDATVVEHDYRPVPLNKDVLDSEMFNTKNKNDVVVKVLEKAIADDSQALSFVSTRRFTESLASYVAGKLKKKTTIEQKKGFKEVAEKLLAVPEKKGSRPTSTCLKLAESCENGSVFHHAGLFSEQKEIIEEEFRNGNILMIAATPSLMYGVNLPSKYVIIRDYTRWTQQGPQAIPVFDYEQMSGRAGRPQYDDKGYSYLVAKSMEESITLEERYINGSVEPTNSKLIENKDAVFKQIIAQVASTLSQSPEELQDFFNKTFYGYQMTANSSMSFFAEESLKFEIQNALEFLIQNQILQATPSGLKTTAFGNLIAKSNYSVETAVKIKEYVNNLESFNPEELIYQLAQTPDLPLISFKGRKSKDPVREKLSNYGLFAIDIANPEATAVSLIEWINERTEYQIENAYHVYSSSTRRSAYEASLLVRFTKNTLEVLGKYNYSKDLDYLSARLYYGVKEDIIPLVIGVKRLGRRRARALVDVFGDDLRPFSEKELQKVEGIGPKLAKSIKNFADNY